One Xylocopa sonorina isolate GNS202 unplaced genomic scaffold, iyXylSono1_principal scaffold0014, whole genome shotgun sequence genomic window carries:
- the LOC143431687 gene encoding facilitated trehalose transporter Tret1-like, with amino-acid sequence MSTENLKKDEDERIKIWPQWLATCTLSLAVIGSGLANGWASPYLAQLTSTEASVPLRLTDTEASWVASLLNFGRLVGALLSALCQDWIGRKRVLLLGGLPLVISWVCCICATSVTWLYTSRFSSGIGSGMIWCSLSLYLSEIADPRIRGSLISMNVNASSIGMFLGNVMGPYLSIEMFGYVSLVPNILFMILFSWIPESPYHHLLHGDIEKAEASLRWFRRKPDVKAEMQDLQEFIEGAETNIFLKLKEFLMPSNFKKPLVVIGVYAFSYVSGYSAMNSYSEIILTKGKISVQPSLVVMVLGVSMIVAGSTAVYLIDKIGRKCLLIISATGTSMSLALLGLHFHLLSLEYDPISLTWLPIIALLMFNLSTCSGLQPIPSTLLGEMFTANMKNIASLFVSSTNALLSFASAKSYQPFLDLVGDKFVYWTYSVGVLFCVPYVYFLIPETAGKSLLEIQHSIKK; translated from the exons atgtctacggagaATCTGAAGAAGGACGAAGATGAAAGGATTAAAATCTGGCCCCAGTGGCTAGCCACCTGCACGC TCAGCTTAGCTGTTATCGGAAGTGGTCTCGCGAATGGTTGGGCATCGCCGTACTTGGCTCAACTCACGTCAACGGAAGCGAGCGTGCCTTTGAGACTGACAGACACCGAAGCGTCCTGGGTGGCGTCCCTTTTAAATTTCGGTCGGCTCGTCGGGGCTTTGCTCAGCGCACTGTGTCAAG ACTGGATTGGACGAAAGAGGGTGCTTCTGCTCGGTGGGCTGCCGTTGGTGATCAGTTGGGTGTGCTGCATTTGCGCCACGTCGGTCACGTGGCTTTACACCTCTAGATTCAGCTCTGGAATCGGATCTGGAATGATCTGGTGTTCGTTGTCTCTGTACCTAAGCGAGATCGCTGATCCGAGAATTCGTGGCTCGCTG ATATCCATGAACGTGAACGCGTCTTCCATTGGTATGTTCTTGGGCAATGTAATGGGTCCTTATCTGTCCATCGAGATGTTCGGCTACGTGAGCCTCGTCCCGAATATCCTCTTCATGATCCTCTTCAGTTGGATACCCGAATCGCCCTACCACCACCTCCTGCACGGGGATATTGAGAAGGCAGAGGCGTCCTTGAGGTGGTTCAGGCGGAAGCCTGACGTTAAAGCAGAGATGCAGGACCTCCAGGAATTCATCGAGGGCGCTGAAACTAACATTTTCCTAAAACTGAAGGAGTTTCTCATGCCAA GTAATTTCAAGAAACCCCTGGTCGTGATTGGCGTCTACGCGTTCTCCTACGTCAGTGGATACAGCGCCATGAACTCTTACTCGGAGATTATTCTAACTAAAGGTAAAATTAGCGTGCAACCCAGCCTGGTGGTGATGGTACTTGGAGTTTCGATGATCGTCGCTGGTTCTACTGCAGTTTATCTCATTGATAAGATCGGTAGGAAGTGTCTGTTAATAATATCTGCGACAGGGACGTCGATGTCCTTAGCACTGTTGGGACTGCATTTCcatcttctttcgctcgagtaCGACCCCATAAGTCTCACGTGGCTACCCATTATCGCTTTACTGATGTTCAATCTGTCCACCTGCTCAGGATTGCAGCCAATCCCAAGCACACTTCTAGGCGAAATGTTCACTGCAAATATGAAAAACATAGCGTCGCTGTTTGTGAGCTCCACCAACGCGTTATTGTCTTTCGCCAGCGCTAAGTCTTATCAGCCTTTCTTAGACTTGGTCGGTGATAAATTTGTCTATTGGACTTACAGCGTAGGCGTACTGTTTTGCGTGCCATACGTCTATTTTCTGATCCCAGAAACGGCTGGCAAGAGCCTCTTAGAAATTCAACACTCTATAAAAAAGTAA
- the LOC143431748 gene encoding odorant receptor 82a-like, whose amino-acid sequence MWPIDEESSTCSKAFAYSRLIFGLTAINSVFVPEIMAIASNWGDIRVLAGVGCVLTTLGQLLFKIVYLIARREETYKLYNEIRSLWDSSDDPKERQSYEELAYKARICTIVFYISCMCNVISFSIAAAIDYFRIDYNASNALASRHLPFDVWYGTDVSASPSFEIAFIYQVISAMICAATISGLDASFMTTILHVSGQFKLINTWIRNIGTEINYKPNYLQKLEADLIKCIRHHQRVINVVNDVNNLLTPIIFMQILTSGIELCLSGYAVLENETAGADLLKFISYLVSMGVQLLLWCWPGEILVQESLEIGHIIYINIPWYNLPPIYRRQLCIMIVRAQRNCSITALTFQTLSIHTLTTVFNTAASYFTLLRQMQ is encoded by the exons ATGTGGCCTATCGACGAGGAAAGTTCGACGTGCAGCAAAGCATTCGCGTACTCCCGCCTGATATTCGGATTGACAGCGATTAATAGCGTGTTCGTACCGGAAATAATGGCGATAGCGTCGAATTGGGGCGACATCAGAGTCCTAGCCG GAGTGGGATGCGTTCTGACTACTTTGGGACAGTTGTTGTTCAAAATCGTTTATCTGATAGCGAGAAGGGAGGAAACGTACAAGCTTTATAACGAGATACGTAGCCTGTGGGACTCGTCGGATGATCCTAAAGAAAGGCAGTCCTACGAGGAGCTCGCATATAAAGCGCGAATCTGTACGATTGTTTTTTATATATCCTGCATGTGCAATGTAATCAGCTTCTCAATTGCTGCGGCTATCGATTATTTCAGAATTGACTATAATGCTAGCAACGCTCTCGCGAGTCGACATTTGCCTTTCGATGTCTG GTACGGAACAGACGTTTCAGCATCTCCTAGTTTCGAGATCGCATTCATTTATCAAGTGATATCAGCCATGATTTGCGCCGCTACGATTTCTGGTCTGGATGCCTCCTTTATGACCACGATTTTGCACGTGTCTGGTCAATTCAAATTGATCAACACATGGATTCGCAACATCGGGACTGAAATAAATTACAAGCCTAATTATCTGCAGAAATTAGAGGCGGATCTGATCAAATGCATTCGTCATCACCAACGCGTGATCAA CGTGGTGAACGACGTGAATAATTTATTAACACCCATTATTTTCATGCAAATTCTGACGAGCGGAATAGAACTTTGTCTGAGCGGGTACGCAGTGCTCGAAAACGAAACAGCAGGCGCCGATCTACTCAAGTTTATATCGTATTTAGTTTCGATGGGGGTGCAGCTCCTCTTGTGGTGTTGGCCAGGCGAGATTCTCGTCCAGGAAAGCCTGGAAATTGGACACATAATCTATATTAATATACCGTGGTATAATTTACCGCCCATTTATCGACGGCAACTTTGCATCATGATCGTCAGAGCGCAACGAAATTGCAGTATCACTGCTTTAACATTCCAAACGTTGTCGATTCACACGTTAACGACC GTATTCAATACAGCCGCCTCGTACTTTACTCTGTTACGACAAATGCAATAA